In Oryza sativa Japonica Group chromosome 2, ASM3414082v1, the following are encoded in one genomic region:
- the LOC4330155 gene encoding homeobox-leucine zipper protein HOX24: MESDCQFLVAPPQPHMYYDTAAAAVDEAQFLRQMVAAADHHAAAAGRGGGDGDGGGGGGGGGERKRRFTEEQVRSLETTFHARRAKLEPREKAELARELGLQPRQVAIWFQNKRARWRSKQIEHDYAALRAQYDALHARVESLRQEKLALADQVDELRGKLNERQDQSGSCDGGGAEGDDDDKRNSVMNASSSGLVEEDYVSCLAVPVVDVSEDGSAACGGSSYEYDHHLDYLGGGQLPDPFCGMPDLWEIWPMVEWNAVA, encoded by the exons ATGGAGAGCGACTGCCAGTTCttggtggcgccgccgcagccgcacatGTACtacgacacggcggcggcggcggtggacgaggcGCAGTTCTTGCGGCAGATGGTGGCCGCGGCGGATCACCACGCGGCCGCCgctgggagaggaggcggcgacggcgacggcggcggcggcggcggcggtggcggggagagGAAGCGGCGGTTCACGGAGGAGCAGGTGCGGTCGCTGGAGACGACGTTCCACGCGCGGCGGGCCAAGCTGGAGCCGCGGGAGAAGGCGGAGCTGGCGCGGGAGCTCGGGCTGCAGCCGCGCCAGGTGGCCATCTGGTTCCAGAACAAGCGCGCCCGGTGGCGCTCCAAGCAGATCGAGCACGACTACGCCGCGCTCCGCGCCCAGTACGACGCCCTCCACGCCCGCGTCGAGTCGCTCAGGCAGGAGAAGCTCGCCCTCGCAGACCAG GTGGATGAGCTGAGGGGGAAGCTGAACGAGCGGCAAGACCAGAGCGGcagctgcgacggcggcggcgccgaaggggacgacgacgacaagagGAATAGCGTGATGAACGCGAGCAGCAGCGGCCTCGTGGAGGAGGACTACGTGAGCTGCCTCGCGGTGCCGGTGGTGGACGTCTCGGAGGACGGctcggcggcgtgcggcgggtCGTCGTACGAGTACGACCATCACCTAGACTACTTGGGCGGCGGCCAGCTGCCCGATCCGTTCTGCGGCATGCCGGATCTGTGGGAGATATGGCCAATGGTGGAATGGAACGCAGTAGCATGA
- the LOC4330160 gene encoding cytochrome b5: protein MAGGKAVYSFQEVSKHNDRKDCWLIIAGKVYDVSPFMEEHPGGDEVLLACTGKDATADFNDIGHTATAKELMPQYCIGEVDASTVPAKPAYRVVSEDASAKPDAASQGAWLTALQLAVPVVLLGLAYALQDFAKTKTA from the exons ATGGCCGGAGGGAAGGCGGTGTACTCGTTCCAGGAGGTGAGCAAGCACAACGACCGGAAGGATTGCTGGCTCATCATCGCCGGCAAG GTGTACGACGTGTCGCCGTTCATGGAGGAGCaccccggcggcgacgaggtcctGCTGGCGTGCACCG GCAAGGACGCGACCGCGGATTTCAACGACATCGGGcacacggcgacggcgaaggagcTGATGCCGCAGTACTGCATCGGCGAGGTCGACGCCTCCACGGTCCCGGCCAAGCCGGCCTACCGCGTCGTCTCCGAGGACGCGAGCGCCAAGCCGGACGCCGCGAGCCAGGGCGCCTGGCTCACGGCGCTGCAGCTCGCCGTGCCGGTTGTGCTGCTGGGGCTGGCCTACGCGCTCCAGGACTTCGCCAAGACCAAGACGGCGTAG
- the LOC4330156 gene encoding embryogenesis-associated protein EMB8: MAAPPTPSSPLVASTRRFVAPRLRSLLPAAAVSMSSTSSSSISAPSNGRPVSGGAGEQRPPPSPLLPHESLEVAGARCGLLAGFDSLRRPYRAFPIVASNRHVETIFAAFARSLPAVALRRECLRTPDDGAVALDWVSGDDRALPRDAPVLILLPGLTGGSDDTYVRHMLLRARNKGWRVVVFNSRGCAGSPVTTAKFYSASFTGDLRQVVDHVLGRFPQSNVYAVGWSLGANILVRYLGEETDKCVLSGAVSLCNPFDLVIADEDFHKGFNNVYDRALAKALRNIFKKHALLFEGLEGEYNIPKAANARSVRDFDEGLTRVSFGFKSVDDYYSNSSSSDSIKNVSIPLLCIQADNDPIAPSRGIPREDIKANPNCLLIVTPQGGHLGWVAGEDAPFGCPWTDPIIMEFLEYVHNEKNSSTKGSISYEQQSVTQTSAPDVSVHVQR, from the exons atggcCGCGCCACCCACGCCATCATCCCCACTGGTCGCCTCCACCCGCCGCTTCGTCGCCCCTCgcctccgctccctcctcccggccgccgccgtctccatgtccagcacctcctcctcctccatctcggCCCCCTCCAACGGCCGCCCCGTCTCAGGCGGCGCCGGGGagcagcggccgccgccgagtccCCTCCTCCCGCACGAGAGCCTCGAGGTCGCCGGGGCGCGCTGCGGCCTCCTCGCCGGGTTCGACAGCCTCCGCCGGCCGTACCGAGCCTTCCCCATTGTCGCGTCGAACCGGCACGTCGAGACCATCTTCGCCGCCTTCGCGCGGTCGCTCCCGGCCGTCGCGCTCCGCCGCGAGTGCCTCCGCACGCCCGACGATGGCGCCGTCGCGCTCGACTGGGTCTCCGGCGACGACCGTGCGCTTCCGCGGGACGCGCCGGTGCTCATACTCCTG CCTGGTCTAACAGGGGGAAGTGATGATACATATGTAAGGCATATGCTGTTAAGAGCTAGAAACAAAGGATGGCGCGTGGTGGTGTTTAACAGCCGTGGATGTGCAGGCAGTCCAGTGACTACAGCCAAG TTCTATTCGGCATCATTTACTGGAGATCTCCGGCAAGTAGTTGATCATGTTTTAGGACGTTTTCCTCAATCTAACGTTTATGCTGTTGGCTGGTCTCTTGGAGCAAACATTCTTGTGCGCTACCTTGGAGAG GAAACTGATAAATGTGTTCTTTCTGGAGCTGTGTCTTTGTGCAATCCATTCGATTTGGTAATTGCAGATGAAGATTTCCACAAAGGATTTAACAATGTCTATGACAGAGCCCTTGCTAAGGCTCTGAGGAATATATTTAAGAA GCATGCACTTCTTTTTGAAGGATTGGAAGGTGAATATAATATACCAAAGGCAGCGAATGCAAGATCAGTTAGAGACTTTGATGAAGGGCTAACCCGAG TTTCATTTGGCTTCAAGTCTGTGGATGATTATTACTCCAACTCAAGCAGCTCAGAttccataaaaaatgtttcCATACCCTTATTGTGCATACAG GCGGATAATGACCCAATTGCACCATCTAGGGGAATTCCCAGAGAAGATATCAAG GCGAACCCGAACTGCCTACTGATAGTAACACCACAGGGTGGTCACCTTGGATGGGTGGCAGGTGAAGATGCTCCATTTGGATGCCCTTGGACTGACCCAATTATAATGGAGTTTTTAGAATATGTTCATAACGAAAAGAACTCTAGTACCAAGGGTAGCATCTCATATGAGCAGCAGAGTGTTACACAAACGTCAGCCCCAGATGTCTCCGTGCATGTGCAGCGATAG
- the LOC4330159 gene encoding aTP-dependent zinc metalloprotease FTSH 7, chloroplastic, with protein sequence MASASAAAETLAAASLPVASPSRSLLRPLPRRASAGGGCSASVRISAVPPRGLGFAVVQRRVLRRPPAARANVEREGDGAEASGPGEASSSSSGDGDRDGAAAAAEAGGDGASTSTTSAAATPPQPPSSKRGENKWRRKLIKGGGVGRWLWEPIVQGREMGFLLLQLGFAIFALRMLRPEIALPGSEPRPQTTYVSVPYSDFLASIDKNQVKKVEVDGVHIMFRLRPEVEARAMEQPQVQRGTDSVADNAGVPRRIVFTTTRPVDIKTPYEKMVENSVEFGSPDKRSGGLLNSALVALIYVVLIAVVLQRLPISFSQHSAGQLRNRKNSNSGGAKVSESTDIVTFADVAGVDEAKEELEEIVEFLRNPERYIRLGARPPRGVLLVGLPGTGKTLLAKAVAGEAEVPFISCSASEFVELYVGMGAARVRDLFARAKKESPSIIFIDEIDAVAKSRDGRYRIVSNDEREQTLNQLLTEMDGFDTNSAVIVLGATNRADVLDPALRRPGRFDRVVMVEAPDRFGRESILKVHVSRKELPLGKDVDLSDIAAMTTGFTGADLANLVNEAALLAGRSNKEIVEKIDFICAVERSIAGIEKKHAKLKGNEKAVVARHEVGHAVVGTAVANLLPGQPRVEKLSILPRSGGALGFTYTPPTTEDRYLLFVDELRGRLVTLLGGRAAEEVVLSGRVSTGALDDIRRATDMAYKAVAEYGLNQRIGPISVATLSNGGLDESGGSPWGRDQGHLVDLVQREVKALLQSALDVALSVVRANPTVLEGLGAYLEENEKVEGEELQEWLKSVVAPKELTSFIRGKQEQVLQLEAGS encoded by the exons atggcctccgcctccgccgccgccgaaaccctcGCGGCGGCGTCGCTCCCCGTCGCGTCGCCTTCGCGGTCGCTGCTGCGGCCGCTCCCCAGGAGAGCGTCCGCGGGAGGCGGCTGCTCCGCGTCCGTACGAAtctccgccgtgccgccgcgggGGCTCGGGTTCGCGGTCGTCCAGCGccgcgtcctccgccgcccgccggcggcgcgcgccaaCGTCGAGCGCGAAGGGGACGGGGCCGAAGCGTCCGGGCCAGGAGaggcgtcgtcctcctcctctggaGATGGGGACCgcgacggggcggcggcggcggcggaggcaggaggTGATGGCGCCAGCACGAGCACCACGAGCGCGGCCGCGACGCCTCCGCAGCCGCCCTCATCGAAGAGGGGGGAGAACAAGTGGCGGCGGAAGCTGATTAAGGGCGGAGGCGTTGGGCGGTGGCTTTGGGAGCCCATAGTTCAGGGGAGGGAAATGGGGTTCCTCCTGCTCCAGCTTGGGTTCGCCATATTCGCGCTCCGAATGCTGCGGCCCGAGATCGCGCTGCCTGGCTCAGAGCCCCGGCCACAGACAACGTACGTCAGCGTCCCATACAGCGACTTCCTGGCGAGCATAGACAAGAACCAGGTGAAGAAGGTCGAGGTGGACGGGGTGCACATCATGTTCAGGCTCCGTCCTGAGGTTGAGGCCCGTGCAATGGAGCAGCCACAGGTGCAGCGTGGAACAGATTCTGTTGCTGATAATGCTGGAGTTCCAAGGCGAATTGTCTTCACAACAACACGTCCAGTGGACATTAAGACACCATATGAAAAAATGGTGGAGAATAGTGTTGAGTTTGGGTCGCCGGACAAAAGGTCTGGTGGCTTGCTCAATTCGGCTTTG GTGGCTCTTATTTATGTTGTATTAATTGCTGTAGTTCTGCAGCGATTGCCAATAAGCTTTTCTCAG CATTCAGCAGGCCAGCTGAGGAATCGGAAGAATTCAAACTCTGGTGGGGCCAAAGTTTCAGAAAGTACCGATATAGTTACATTTGCTGATGTGGCTGGAGTAGATGAGGCCAAAGAAGAGCTGGAAGAGATTGTG GAGTTCCTAAGGAACCCAGAAAGATATATTCGTCTTGGTGCGCGACCTCCACGAGGTGTCTTGTTG GTGGGCCTTCCAGGAACTGGAAAGACGCTTCTTGCAAAAGCTGTCGCAGGGGAAGCTGAAGTCCCATTCATAAGTTGCTCTGCAAGTGAATTTGTGGAGTTGTATGTAGGCATGGGAGCAGCTCGAGTGCGTGACCTATTTGCTAGAGCTAAAAAGGAATCTCCTTCGATTATTTTTATTGATGAG ATTGATGCTGTGGCAAAAAGCCGTGATGGCCGTTATCGTATCGTCAGTAATGATGAGCGAGAGCAGACACTAAATCAATTACTCACG GAAATGGATGGATTTGACACCAACTCAGCTGTCATTGTACTTGGAGCAACAAACCGAGCAGATGTTTTAGATCCTGCCCTCCGACGCCCTGGGAGATTTGACCGTGTAGTTATG GTTGAAGCTCCCGACAGATTTGGAAGAGAATCTATTCTGAAAGTTCATGTGAGCAGAAAGGAGCTTCCGCTTGGTAAAGATGTAGATCTTAGTGACATTGCTGCAATGACAACTGGTTTTACTGG GGCAGACCTTGCAAATTTAGTAAATGAAGCTGCTTTGTTGGCTGGGAGATCAAATAAAGAAATAGTGGAAAAAATTGACTTCATCTGTGCAGTGGAGCGCTCTATTGCT GGCATTGAGAAAAAGCATGCAAAGCTGAAGGGTAATGAAAAGGCTGTTGTTGCACGGCATGAAGTTGGTCATGCCGTTGTGGGAACTGCTGTAGCAAACCTATTGCCAGGGCAGCCACGTGTGGAG AAATTGAGTATATTGCCAAGGTCAGGTGGTGCATTGGGCTTTACATACACCCCTCCCACAACAGAAGATAGATATTTGCTCTTTGTTGATGAACTGCGTGGACGTCTAGTAACACTTTTGGGTGGAAGGGCAGCAGAGGAAGTAGTACTGTCAGGGCGTGTTTCTACTGGAGCACTTGATGACATAAGGCGTGCCACTGACATGGCATACAAGGCTGTAGCAGAGTATGGTCTTAATCAGCGCATAGGTCCGATATCGGTGGCAACATTGTCAAATGGTGGGCTAGATGAATCCGGAGGCTCTCCATGGGGAAGGGATCAG GGCCATCTAGTTGACCTTGTCCAGCGGGAAGTAAAAGCCCTTCTTCAATCAGCCCTTGATGTCGCTCTTTCAGTTGTCCGTGCTAATCCTACAGTTTTGGAAGGCCTTGGAGCATATTTAGAAG AGAATGAAAAGGTTGAGGGCGAGGAGCTTCAAGAGTGGCTCAAGTCGGTTGTTGCACCAAAAGAATTGACCTCATTTATAAGAGGAAAGCAAGAGCAGGTTCTTCAGCTGGAAGCAGGCTCCTAG